The proteins below are encoded in one region of Streptomyces marianii:
- the nagA gene encoding N-acetylglucosamine-6-phosphate deacetylase yields MADRMVLTGARVVLPTGVVENGRVTVEGTRIAGHAPADAPCVDLSGHWLVPGFVDMHNHGGGGASFTSGSAEDVLTGVRTHHEHGTTTTVASTVTGDMDFLTRRAGFLSELVEQGDLAGIHFEGPFISPCRKGAHSGELLRDPDPAEVRKLLDAARGTARMVTLATELPGGIESVRLLAEHGVIAAVGHTDATYEQTVAAIDAGATVATHLFNAMPALGHRAPGPIAALLEDERVTVELINDGTHLHPAALELAFHRAGAARVAFITDAMDAAGFGDGVYHLGPLEVEVTEGVARLVEGGSIAGSTLTLDTAFRRAATVDGLPVEDVVQAISANPARLLGLHDRVGSIEPGKDADLVVLDADFMLKGVMRKGAWVVEP; encoded by the coding sequence ATGGCCGACCGGATGGTTCTCACAGGCGCCCGGGTGGTGCTGCCCACCGGGGTCGTCGAGAACGGGCGGGTGACCGTCGAGGGGACCCGGATCGCCGGGCACGCCCCCGCCGACGCCCCCTGCGTCGACCTGTCCGGACACTGGCTGGTGCCCGGCTTCGTGGACATGCACAACCACGGCGGCGGAGGAGCCTCCTTCACCTCCGGGTCGGCCGAGGACGTGCTCACCGGCGTACGCACCCACCACGAGCACGGCACCACCACGACGGTCGCCTCCACCGTGACCGGCGACATGGACTTCCTGACCCGCCGCGCCGGATTCCTCTCGGAGCTGGTGGAGCAGGGCGACCTGGCCGGCATCCACTTCGAGGGCCCGTTCATCTCGCCCTGCCGCAAGGGCGCCCACAGCGGGGAACTGCTGCGCGACCCCGACCCGGCGGAAGTGCGCAAGCTGCTCGACGCCGCCCGCGGAACCGCGCGGATGGTGACCCTCGCCACCGAGCTGCCCGGCGGGATCGAGTCCGTAAGGCTCCTCGCCGAGCACGGCGTGATCGCCGCGGTCGGGCACACCGACGCCACCTACGAGCAGACCGTCGCGGCGATCGACGCGGGCGCCACGGTCGCCACCCACCTCTTCAACGCCATGCCCGCCCTCGGCCACCGGGCCCCCGGGCCGATCGCCGCGCTGCTGGAGGACGAGCGGGTCACCGTCGAGCTGATCAACGACGGAACGCATCTGCACCCGGCGGCCCTGGAGCTGGCCTTCCACCGCGCGGGCGCCGCGCGGGTCGCGTTCATCACGGACGCGATGGACGCGGCGGGCTTCGGCGACGGCGTCTACCACCTCGGGCCGCTGGAGGTCGAGGTCACGGAGGGCGTCGCCCGGCTCGTGGAGGGCGGCTCGATCGCCGGCTCCACCCTCACCCTCGACACCGCGTTCCGCCGGGCCGCGACCGTCGACGGGCTGCCCGTCGAGGACGTCGTCCAGGCGATCTCCGCGAACCCGGCCCGGCTGCTGGGCCTCCACGACAGGGTGGGGTCGATCGAGCCCGGCAAGGACGCCGATCTCGTCGTGCTGGACGCCGACTTCATGCTCAAGGGCGTGATGCGCAAGGGCGCATGGGTGGTCGAGCCATAA
- a CDS encoding M1 family metallopeptidase: protein MDQRCPLRALAPVAALLVLTASACTESGAGAGVVGRPGAAGLGDPYFPGQGNGGYDVRHYGLALDYDPKSNRLGGTATITARATQDLSAFNLDLHGLTVDGVTVNGAPAETVRSGDELGVRPREAVVDGSTFRTVVRYSGVPRAVKDPDGSEEGWLETEDGALALGEPQGSMTWFPGNHHPSDKATYDVTVTVPKGLTAVSNGELRSQRPVAGGSRTAFAWHSPEPMSSYLATVGVGEYDVRTSRPARGVPEFTAVDRTVAAQSEKVRARIPEVLEWAEENFGPYPFSSTGAIVERADDVDYALETQTRPVYPAGAFNEEFLVHELAHQWYGNSVSPKAWKDVWLNEAFATYAEWLYDEDFRDVPVREHFEKEFEDDGNWAFPPAEPPTDDLLGAPVYGRGAMVLHKIRQAVGDDAFFALLKDWPQEHRHGNASTEDFTAFVEEETGKDLTELWDVWLYGSGRPAKP from the coding sequence GTGGATCAGCGATGCCCCCTCCGTGCCCTGGCGCCCGTCGCCGCCCTCCTCGTGCTCACGGCTTCCGCCTGCACGGAGAGCGGCGCGGGCGCCGGCGTCGTCGGCAGGCCGGGAGCCGCGGGGCTGGGCGACCCTTACTTCCCCGGTCAGGGCAACGGCGGCTACGACGTACGGCACTACGGCCTCGCCCTGGACTACGACCCGAAGTCGAACCGGCTCGGCGGCACCGCGACCATCACCGCTCGGGCCACCCAGGACCTCAGCGCCTTCAACCTCGACCTGCACGGCCTCACCGTCGACGGCGTGACCGTGAACGGGGCACCCGCCGAGACCGTCCGCTCGGGCGACGAACTCGGCGTCCGCCCGCGCGAGGCCGTCGTCGACGGCAGCACCTTCAGGACCGTGGTCCGGTACTCCGGCGTCCCGAGGGCCGTGAAGGATCCGGACGGCTCCGAGGAGGGCTGGCTGGAGACCGAGGACGGGGCCCTCGCGCTCGGCGAGCCGCAGGGCTCGATGACGTGGTTCCCCGGCAACCACCACCCCAGCGACAAGGCCACGTACGACGTCACCGTCACCGTGCCCAAGGGGCTCACCGCCGTCTCCAACGGGGAACTCAGGTCCCAGCGGCCCGTGGCCGGCGGGAGCCGGACCGCGTTCGCGTGGCACTCGCCCGAGCCGATGTCGAGCTATCTCGCGACCGTCGGCGTCGGCGAGTACGACGTGAGGACCTCACGCCCCGCGCGGGGCGTGCCCGAGTTCACGGCTGTGGACAGGACCGTCGCCGCGCAGAGCGAGAAGGTGCGCGCCCGTATCCCCGAGGTGCTGGAGTGGGCGGAGGAGAACTTCGGCCCGTACCCCTTCTCCTCCACCGGGGCGATCGTCGAGCGCGCGGACGACGTCGACTACGCACTGGAGACGCAGACCCGGCCCGTGTACCCGGCCGGCGCGTTCAACGAGGAGTTCCTCGTCCATGAGCTGGCCCACCAGTGGTACGGCAACTCGGTCTCGCCGAAGGCCTGGAAGGACGTGTGGCTGAACGAGGCCTTCGCGACGTACGCGGAGTGGCTGTACGACGAGGACTTCAGGGATGTTCCGGTGCGGGAACACTTCGAGAAGGAGTTCGAGGACGACGGCAACTGGGCCTTCCCGCCCGCCGAACCGCCGACGGACGACCTCCTCGGGGCGCCGGTCTACGGGCGCGGGGCGATGGTCCTCCACAAGATCCGGCAGGCGGTCGGCGACGACGCGTTCTTCGCTCTGCTGAAGGACTGGCCGCAGGAGCACCGCCACGGCAACGCTTCCACGGAGGACTTCACCGCCTTCGTGGAGGAGGAGACCGGCAAGGACCTCACGGAGCTGTGGGACGTATGGCTGTACGGGAGCGGCAGGCCCGCGAAGCCGTGA
- the arfB gene encoding alternative ribosome rescue aminoacyl-tRNA hydrolase ArfB — protein sequence MGRMSGPYLIRGSVSLPEAELMWRFSRSSGPGGQHVNTSDSQVELRFDLAATEALPSVWKARALERLASRLNDGVISVRSSEHRSQWRNREAAAVRLAALLAEASAPPPRPRRPTKIPRGINERRLREKKRRGETKRGRSARDW from the coding sequence ATGGGACGTATGTCCGGGCCCTATCTCATCCGTGGCTCGGTCTCCCTGCCGGAGGCCGAGCTCATGTGGCGTTTCTCGCGGTCGTCGGGTCCCGGCGGCCAGCACGTGAACACGAGCGACTCCCAGGTGGAGCTGCGCTTCGACCTCGCGGCCACGGAGGCACTGCCGTCCGTGTGGAAGGCGCGGGCGCTGGAGCGCCTCGCGTCCCGGCTGAACGACGGCGTGATCAGCGTCCGGTCGTCGGAGCACCGCTCCCAGTGGCGGAACCGGGAGGCGGCGGCGGTCCGTCTGGCGGCGCTCCTCGCGGAGGCCAGCGCTCCGCCGCCGCGGCCGCGACGGCCCACGAAGATACCCCGCGGCATCAACGAACGCCGCCTGCGGGAGAAGAAGCGCCGGGGCGAGACCAAACGCGGCCGGAGCGCCCGCGACTGGTGA
- a CDS encoding DUF3263 domain-containing protein, whose product MTDDLDDLPARDRAVLAFERASWAGPGAKERAIREELGISPTRYYQFLNALLDDPRALAHDPVTVNRLRRVREAQRARR is encoded by the coding sequence ATGACCGACGACCTCGACGACCTCCCCGCGCGAGACCGCGCCGTGCTCGCCTTCGAGCGGGCGTCGTGGGCCGGGCCCGGCGCCAAGGAGCGGGCGATACGGGAAGAGCTCGGTATCTCCCCCACCCGCTACTACCAGTTCCTCAACGCCCTTCTGGACGATCCGCGCGCCCTCGCCCACGACCCCGTGACGGTGAACCGTCTGCGGCGGGTCCGGGAAGCGCAGAGGGCGCGGCGGTGA
- the otsB gene encoding trehalose-phosphatase, whose translation MGSYSDALPEPTTAAGREGLAAVLERPSESVVALDFDGTLAEIVPDPEQARAHPSTVPALARLAPLVRSVVVVTGRPAGVAVRYGGFAGVEGLEHLVVLGHYGAERWDAVSGTVHAQPEHPGVAAVRAGLPGLLDSMGVWQGTWIEEKGRAVAVHTRRADDPQAAFEALREPIADLAARHGLIVEPGRLVLEVRPPGVDKGIALAEYVREVNASAVVYAGDDLGDLAAYAAVEKLRSDGVPGLLLCSGGEVPELAERADLPLPGPAAVVAFLAALADRIEQRA comes from the coding sequence ATGGGCAGCTACTCCGACGCACTGCCGGAACCGACCACAGCCGCCGGCCGTGAGGGGCTCGCCGCGGTCCTCGAACGGCCCTCGGAGAGCGTGGTCGCACTGGACTTCGACGGGACGCTGGCGGAGATCGTCCCGGATCCCGAGCAGGCGAGGGCTCATCCCTCGACGGTGCCCGCGCTGGCGCGACTCGCGCCGCTGGTGAGGTCGGTCGTCGTGGTGACCGGCCGGCCGGCCGGGGTCGCCGTACGGTACGGCGGGTTCGCCGGCGTCGAGGGTCTGGAACACCTCGTCGTCCTGGGGCACTACGGTGCCGAGCGGTGGGACGCCGTCAGCGGCACCGTGCACGCCCAGCCCGAGCACCCGGGCGTCGCCGCGGTACGGGCCGGGCTGCCCGGCCTCCTCGACTCGATGGGGGTGTGGCAGGGAACCTGGATCGAGGAGAAGGGCCGCGCGGTCGCCGTGCACACCCGCCGCGCCGACGACCCGCAGGCCGCCTTCGAGGCGCTGCGCGAGCCGATCGCCGATCTCGCCGCGCGTCACGGACTGATCGTCGAACCGGGCCGCCTCGTCCTCGAAGTACGCCCGCCGGGCGTCGACAAGGGCATCGCGCTCGCCGAGTACGTCCGCGAGGTGAACGCCTCCGCGGTCGTCTACGCCGGCGACGACCTCGGTGATCTGGCCGCCTACGCGGCCGTGGAGAAGCTCCGTTCGGACGGAGTGCCCGGACTGCTCCTCTGCAGCGGCGGCGAGGTCCCCGAACTCGCCGAGCGCGCCGACCTCCCGCTGCCGGGTCCCGCCGCCGTCGTCGCGTTCCTCGCCGCCCTGGCGGACCGCATCGAGCAGCGCGCCTAG
- a CDS encoding TerD family protein — MAVSLSKGGNVSLTKEAPGLTAVTVGLGWDVRTTTGTDFDLDASAIAVNNGGRVVSDGHFVFFNNKSTPDQSIVHTGDNRTGEGGGDDEQINVNLSGLAADVDKIVFPVSIYDAENRSQNFGQVRNAYIRIVNQAGGAEIARYDLSEDAATETAMVFGELYRNGAEWKFRAVGQGYASGLVGIAQDFGVNV, encoded by the coding sequence ATGGCTGTAAGCCTGTCCAAGGGCGGCAACGTCTCGCTCACCAAGGAGGCACCGGGCCTGACCGCCGTCACGGTGGGCCTCGGCTGGGACGTCCGCACCACCACCGGCACCGACTTCGACCTCGACGCCTCCGCGATCGCGGTCAACAACGGCGGAAGGGTCGTCTCCGACGGCCACTTCGTCTTCTTCAACAACAAGTCGACGCCGGACCAGTCCATCGTCCACACCGGCGACAACCGCACCGGCGAGGGCGGCGGCGACGACGAGCAGATCAACGTCAACCTGTCCGGCCTCGCCGCGGACGTGGACAAGATCGTCTTTCCGGTCTCCATCTACGACGCCGAGAACCGCAGCCAGAACTTCGGCCAGGTGCGCAACGCCTACATCCGCATCGTGAACCAGGCGGGCGGCGCGGAGATCGCCCGCTACGACCTCAGCGAGGACGCCGCCACCGAGACCGCGATGGTCTTCGGCGAGCTGTACCGCAACGGCGCGGAGTGGAAGTTCCGCGCGGTCGGCCAGGGTTACGCCTCGGGCCTCGTCGGCATCGCCCAGGACTTCGGCGTCAACGTCTGA
- a CDS encoding ROK family protein gives MRHVIALDVGGTGMKAALVGADGTLLYEARRATGRERGPEAVVEAVLGFAAELRAHGEERYGRSAVAAGVAVPGIVDTAHGVAVYAANLGWRDVPLRALLRERLGGVPVALGHDVRTGGLAEGRIGAGRGTDRFLFVPLGTGIAGAIGIGGTIEEGAHGCAGEIGHIVVRPGGPECGCGQRGCLETLASASAVSRAWAAASGDPEADAADCAKAVASGDGTAAHVWQRAVDALADGLVTALTLLDPRTLIIGGGLAEAGETLFTPLRAAVEARVTFQKPPTIVPAALGDTAGCLGAGLLAWDLLDTSDTLTTEVTG, from the coding sequence GTGAGACACGTCATCGCCCTCGATGTGGGCGGCACCGGGATGAAGGCCGCCCTCGTCGGGGCGGACGGCACGCTGCTGTACGAGGCACGCCGGGCGACCGGCAGGGAGCGCGGGCCCGAAGCCGTCGTCGAGGCCGTCCTCGGCTTCGCGGCGGAGCTGCGCGCCCACGGCGAGGAACGGTACGGCCGGAGCGCCGTGGCAGCCGGTGTCGCGGTGCCCGGCATCGTCGACACCGCGCACGGCGTCGCCGTCTACGCGGCCAACCTCGGCTGGCGCGACGTCCCGCTGCGCGCACTGCTCCGCGAACGGCTCGGCGGGGTGCCCGTCGCCCTCGGCCACGACGTCCGCACCGGCGGTCTCGCGGAGGGCCGCATCGGGGCGGGCCGCGGCACGGACCGCTTCCTGTTCGTCCCGCTCGGCACGGGCATCGCCGGGGCCATCGGCATCGGCGGCACGATCGAGGAGGGCGCACACGGCTGCGCCGGCGAGATCGGCCACATCGTCGTACGGCCCGGCGGCCCGGAGTGCGGCTGCGGACAGCGCGGCTGTCTGGAGACCCTCGCCTCCGCCTCCGCCGTGTCCCGCGCGTGGGCGGCCGCGAGCGGCGACCCGGAGGCCGACGCGGCCGACTGCGCCAAGGCCGTCGCCTCCGGGGACGGGACCGCCGCGCACGTGTGGCAGCGGGCGGTCGACGCCCTCGCCGACGGGCTGGTCACCGCCCTCACCCTGCTGGACCCCCGGACGCTGATCATCGGTGGCGGGCTGGCGGAGGCAGGAGAAACCTTGTTCACACCGCTGCGGGCCGCGGTGGAGGCACGCGTCACCTTCCAGAAGCCGCCCACGATCGTCCCGGCGGCTCTCGGCGACACCGCCGGCTGCCTCGGCGCCGGGCTCCTCGCCTGGGACCTGCTCGACACGTCCGACACACTCACCACGGAGGTAACCGGCTGA
- a CDS encoding carbohydrate-binding protein: MTAGNNGASTPEDDDPFGYLYADGQQAGTSTPRQGGYGYPGPAAQPGVPRTSYNQVRTVGERQYGQPQAGQQYGQVPHQQQYGQQPSPQYAAPETYPGGAPTRQAPMPSDGGGGRSRGPNTRGLLIGAVAVVAVVVIGITAALMTSGDDKTENPQAGQDNTAPADEVGPSDDPAKDDEEKPAELPKQDAATLRLGPPAALAKDIKGAKGADGAYVMFNGAGGSASWSVDVPADGAYTLFITYSVPGKDAKTSLTINDGQARSINMSNFAKAKKGDWEKGWTRTYAYVDLNKGSNTLKISCEQGDQCDALLDQVWLEAGQSKS; the protein is encoded by the coding sequence ATGACGGCCGGGAACAACGGCGCGAGCACGCCTGAGGACGACGATCCGTTCGGCTATCTGTACGCGGACGGGCAGCAGGCGGGCACCTCAACTCCCCGCCAGGGCGGCTACGGCTACCCCGGTCCGGCCGCCCAGCCCGGTGTGCCCAGGACGTCGTACAACCAGGTCAGAACGGTCGGCGAGCGCCAGTACGGGCAGCCGCAGGCCGGGCAGCAGTACGGCCAGGTCCCGCACCAGCAGCAGTACGGCCAGCAGCCCAGCCCCCAGTACGCGGCGCCGGAGACCTACCCCGGCGGCGCCCCGACCCGCCAGGCCCCGATGCCCTCGGACGGCGGAGGCGGCCGGAGCCGCGGGCCGAACACCAGGGGTCTGCTCATCGGCGCGGTCGCCGTCGTGGCCGTGGTGGTGATCGGTATCACCGCCGCGTTGATGACGAGCGGCGACGACAAGACCGAGAACCCGCAGGCGGGCCAGGACAACACCGCTCCCGCGGACGAGGTCGGCCCGAGCGACGACCCCGCGAAGGACGACGAGGAGAAGCCGGCCGAGCTGCCGAAGCAGGACGCGGCGACGCTGCGCCTCGGCCCGCCGGCGGCACTGGCGAAGGACATCAAGGGCGCAAAGGGAGCGGACGGCGCGTACGTGATGTTCAACGGCGCGGGCGGCTCGGCCAGCTGGTCGGTGGATGTTCCGGCCGATGGTGCGTACACGCTGTTCATCACCTACAGCGTGCCGGGCAAGGACGCCAAGACCTCGCTCACGATCAACGACGGCCAGGCCCGCTCGATCAACATGTCGAACTTCGCGAAGGCCAAGAAAGGCGACTGGGAGAAGGGCTGGACGCGCACCTACGCCTATGTCGACCTGAACAAGGGCTCCAACACGTTGAAGATCTCGTGCGAGCAGGGCGACCAGTGCGACGCCCTCCTCGACCAGGTCTGGCTGGAAGCCGGTCAGTCCAAGAGCTGA
- the cdgB gene encoding diguanylate cyclase CdgB has product METESEPYVRLATLRQLHQVVANLNTARSLADTLQTVADGIVAGLGYELACVNLVRPDGDLVVAAFAGNTAAEALITGRVGSRTSWERRLGMGEAWGELRYIPHTEGWVLLEDDVPQWYTEGPEPRFEGEWHPQDRLYAPMYASGGGRELLGVISVDKPRNGRRPGAWGQEALQMYASQSAIAISNARLRANMQRALVRLEREQQALRASEELFRQAFEYAPSGMAIAEMGGDQHGRLLRANDALCRLLGRPASAMRRYSFADLVHPEDIGTLLRTSAEGGRAELRLGRRDGTYVWVSLRNSVVADTADGPRFLLTHLEDIEERKRHELHLAHRASHDALTGLPNNAELRARLSARLCERPQGVRQEAGRTLDVPDYPYGDYADGGYGENGYAGGYGEGDAESTFRTDGFDFDGPGIPYDHHVHAVAPATDGETDDGTKGLAVLFCDLDGFKSINDRFGHNTGDAVLIEVARRLTTGVRDGDTVARLGGDEFVVLADGLGAADAADLAVRLRNAIIPPIRVDGRAVRVGASFGIGWAVCGMSVEEVLQSADQRMYIEKRSRAKVHRRAG; this is encoded by the coding sequence ATGGAGACCGAGTCGGAGCCGTACGTCCGTCTTGCGACCCTGAGGCAGCTGCATCAGGTCGTGGCGAACCTCAACACGGCCCGCAGCCTGGCGGACACGCTGCAGACCGTCGCCGACGGCATCGTGGCCGGGCTGGGGTACGAGCTGGCATGCGTCAATCTCGTACGCCCTGACGGGGATCTCGTCGTCGCCGCCTTCGCCGGGAACACCGCGGCGGAGGCCCTGATCACCGGGCGCGTCGGCTCCCGGACCTCCTGGGAGCGCCGGCTCGGCATGGGCGAGGCCTGGGGCGAGTTGCGCTACATACCCCACACCGAGGGCTGGGTGCTACTGGAGGACGACGTTCCGCAGTGGTACACGGAAGGCCCCGAGCCGCGCTTCGAGGGCGAATGGCATCCCCAGGACCGGCTCTACGCGCCGATGTACGCCTCGGGCGGCGGGCGCGAACTGCTCGGCGTCATCTCGGTCGACAAGCCCCGCAACGGGCGCCGTCCGGGCGCATGGGGCCAGGAAGCGCTCCAGATGTACGCGTCCCAGTCGGCGATTGCGATCAGCAATGCCCGGCTCCGAGCAAACATGCAACGCGCGCTGGTCCGCCTGGAGCGCGAGCAGCAGGCCCTGCGCGCCAGCGAGGAGTTGTTCCGGCAGGCGTTCGAGTACGCGCCGAGCGGCATGGCCATCGCGGAGATGGGTGGCGACCAGCACGGCCGGCTGCTCCGCGCCAACGACGCCCTCTGCCGGCTGCTCGGCCGCCCCGCGTCGGCGATGCGCCGCTACTCCTTCGCCGATCTGGTCCACCCCGAGGACATCGGCACCCTGTTGCGGACCTCCGCCGAGGGCGGCCGAGCCGAGCTGCGCCTCGGCCGTCGCGACGGCACGTACGTCTGGGTATCGCTGCGCAACTCCGTCGTCGCCGACACCGCCGACGGCCCCCGCTTCCTGCTCACTCACCTCGAGGACATCGAGGAGCGCAAGCGGCACGAGCTCCACCTCGCGCACCGGGCCAGCCACGACGCGCTGACCGGCCTGCCCAACAACGCCGAGCTGCGCGCCCGGCTCAGCGCCCGGCTGTGCGAGCGGCCCCAGGGGGTGCGGCAGGAGGCCGGCCGGACCCTGGACGTGCCGGACTACCCGTACGGCGACTACGCGGACGGCGGCTACGGCGAGAACGGCTACGCGGGTGGATACGGCGAGGGCGATGCCGAGAGCACCTTCCGTACCGACGGATTCGACTTCGACGGGCCCGGCATCCCCTACGACCATCATGTGCACGCCGTCGCGCCCGCCACGGACGGTGAGACCGACGACGGTACGAAGGGCCTCGCCGTGCTCTTCTGCGACCTGGACGGCTTCAAGTCGATCAACGACCGCTTCGGGCACAACACCGGCGACGCCGTCCTGATCGAGGTCGCGCGCCGACTCACCACCGGTGTGCGGGACGGGGACACCGTCGCCCGGCTCGGAGGTGACGAATTCGTCGTCCTCGCCGACGGCCTCGGCGCCGCCGACGCCGCCGACCTGGCCGTTCGCCTGCGGAACGCGATCATTCCGCCGATCCGGGTGGACGGAAGGGCGGTCCGGGTCGGGGCGAGCTTCGGAATCGGCTGGGCAGTCTGCGGCATGTCCGTCGAAGAGGTGCTGCAGTCCGCCGACCAGCGGATGTACATCGAGAAGCGGTCCCGGGCCAAGGTCCACAGACGCGCCGGATAG
- a CDS encoding 1-phosphofructokinase family hexose kinase: MILTVTLNTALDLTYRVPSLVPHSSHRVSEVGERPGGKGLNVARVLAALGHEAVATGFAGGPNGETLRDRLSGLPVRDALVPVAGNTRRTIAVVDAATGDTTQFNEPGPTVTPEEWAAFLTTYDSLLRKAEAVALCGSLPPGIHVGAYAELVRRARAAGVPALLDTSGEPLRRGIAARPDLVKPNAHELAQLTGSREPLRATHAARRRGARAVVSSLGPDGVLAATPEGIWQAAPPGKVLGNPTGAGDSAVAGLLSGLVEALPWPDRLVRAVALATATVLAPTAGDFDRASYEDLLPRITVTEHAPAA; the protein is encoded by the coding sequence GTGATCCTCACGGTCACGCTGAACACCGCCCTCGATCTGACGTACCGCGTCCCCTCCCTCGTCCCGCACAGCTCCCACCGGGTCTCCGAGGTCGGCGAACGCCCGGGCGGCAAGGGGCTGAACGTCGCCCGGGTGCTGGCCGCGCTCGGCCACGAGGCGGTCGCCACCGGTTTCGCCGGCGGCCCCAACGGCGAGACCCTGCGCGATCGACTGTCCGGGCTGCCCGTGCGCGACGCGCTCGTGCCGGTCGCCGGGAACACCCGGCGCACGATCGCCGTGGTCGACGCCGCAACCGGTGACACCACCCAGTTCAACGAGCCGGGCCCGACGGTCACGCCCGAGGAATGGGCCGCGTTCCTCACCACGTACGACTCGCTGCTGCGCAAGGCCGAAGCGGTCGCGCTGTGCGGCAGCCTCCCGCCGGGCATCCACGTCGGGGCCTACGCCGAGCTGGTCCGCCGGGCCCGAGCGGCCGGGGTTCCGGCCCTGCTGGACACCAGCGGCGAACCGCTGCGCCGCGGCATCGCGGCCCGCCCCGACCTGGTCAAGCCGAACGCCCACGAGCTGGCCCAGCTCACCGGATCCCGCGAGCCGCTGCGCGCCACGCACGCCGCACGCCGCCGCGGCGCCCGCGCGGTGGTCTCCTCCCTCGGCCCCGACGGTGTCCTCGCCGCCACCCCGGAGGGCATCTGGCAGGCCGCCCCGCCCGGGAAGGTCCTCGGCAATCCCACCGGCGCCGGCGACTCGGCCGTGGCCGGGCTGCTCTCGGGCCTCGTCGAGGCCCTCCCCTGGCCGGACCGCCTCGTCCGCGCCGTGGCGCTCGCCACGGCCACCGTCCTCGCTCCCACGGCCGGAGACTTCGACCGCGCCTCCTACGAGGACCTACTCCCCCGGATCACGGTGACGGAACACGCCCCGGCGGCGTGA
- a CDS encoding flavin reductase family protein: protein MSDDEFRAAMSRLAAGVVLITAHEPPLTQDGPRGEDVGMTATAFMSVSLDPPLVLVSLRNGSRMDDLLAEQPTWGASVLSESQRHIAGRFSMKGRISDRLLFEDIAYTRGELCGSPLMGGALAVLECRTEQRVEAGDHTLVIGRVLKAGLPSSDGGPLTYFRGRYRHLG, encoded by the coding sequence GTGAGCGACGACGAGTTCCGTGCCGCGATGTCCCGGCTGGCCGCCGGGGTGGTGCTGATCACGGCCCACGAACCGCCCTTGACCCAGGACGGGCCGCGCGGCGAGGACGTCGGTATGACCGCGACGGCGTTCATGTCGGTCTCGCTCGACCCGCCGCTGGTCCTCGTGAGCCTGCGCAACGGCTCGCGCATGGACGACCTGCTGGCCGAACAGCCCACGTGGGGCGCGTCGGTGCTGTCCGAGAGCCAGCGGCACATCGCCGGGCGGTTCTCGATGAAGGGACGCATCAGCGACCGGCTCCTCTTCGAGGACATCGCGTACACCCGCGGGGAGTTGTGCGGCTCACCCCTGATGGGCGGGGCGCTGGCGGTCCTCGAATGCCGCACCGAGCAGCGCGTCGAGGCCGGCGACCACACCCTCGTGATCGGCCGTGTCCTGAAGGCGGGCCTCCCCAGTTCGGACGGCGGCCCTCTGACCTACTTCCGCGGGCGCTACCGGCACCTGGGATGA